Proteins from a single region of Pseudodesulfovibrio portus:
- the rpmC gene encoding 50S ribosomal protein L29 — MSNKELREMDDAKLTKTLMDTRHELFSMRFKHATAQLENTQALSGAKKTIARILTIQRERQGA; from the coding sequence CTGTCCAACAAGGAACTTCGTGAAATGGATGACGCAAAGCTGACCAAGACCCTGATGGATACCCGGCACGAGCTCTTCTCCATGCGTTTCAAGCATGCGACCGCTCAGCTGGAAAACACCCAGGCTCTCAGCGGCGCCAAAAAGACCATCGCCCGTATCCTGACCATTCAGCGGGAACGGCAGGGAGCGTAA
- the rpsQ gene encoding 30S ribosomal protein S17 — MAEYKFKGNKRVLTGLVISDKADKTIVVRVETLVKHPLLKKYIRRRKKFMAHDPANDCGVGDKVQIVESRPMSRRKRWHLVQILEKAV; from the coding sequence ATGGCTGAGTATAAATTCAAAGGCAACAAGCGCGTGCTCACCGGCCTGGTGATCTCCGACAAGGCCGACAAGACCATCGTCGTCCGCGTCGAGACCCTGGTGAAGCATCCGCTGCTGAAGAAGTATATCCGCCGCCGCAAGAAGTTCATGGCCCATGATCCGGCCAATGACTGCGGTGTTGGCGATAAGGTGCAGATTGTCGAATCGAGGCCCATGTCCCGGCGTAAGCGCTGGCACCTGGTGCAGATCCTCGAAAAGGCCGTCTAG